Genomic segment of Sulfitobacter faviae:
AAGTTCGCGCGGTAAGGATTGCGACTTAGCAATTTGGAGGGCGTCGGATTTCCGGCGCCCTTTTTTCTTTGCGCGACGCCGCAACAGCCCCGCCCGGTGGCACGCCGGGCATCGCCCTCCCTCCCCCCGGAGGGCGATTTAGCGACGCTACAACAGCTTGCCAGACCTCCACATCTTGCAGCGCCCTGCCAAACAGCGCGGTAGCGGATCGCCCCCCAGGGAGGGCGATGCCCTTACGCTTACCTTTAACGCAAAAACCCGCCCGCAATGCGGACGGGTCTATCCCCTCAAAGGCTCCAGCCCTCAGCGTTCGTCGTCGATCGCCGTTTCCAGCTGGGCAAAGAGGTTATCCTCATCATGCCGCACCAGACCGTGCAGTGGATCCCAGCTTTGCAGATATTCGCGCAGCTTATTGCTTGCCGACAGACCCGACCAAAGGCGCTGTTCGGTCACCGAATGCACCTGCAAGGACGGGCCAGCCCGCCGTTCATGCCCTTGCCGTCCCAGTTCTTCTCCAGATGCTCGCGCATCCGTTCGGCCATAGAGGCCGTGTTCAACCGTGCGCGGCTCATCACCACGCCGATGAAACGCCCGCTGCCCGCATAGGCCAGATGAAAACGCATGCCCTCCAGCGAATGCACCGAAGCGCGGGCCACCTGCTCCATCTGGCGGCGGAAGGCCGGCGCCTTGACCGCGCGATAGATGCCGCGCGCCCCCTCGACCGAGATCGAAAACAGGCTCATCGAGAAACAGCCGCTTGGCAGGCGCAGCAGGTAATTCTCAAGCGCGGAGACGTTGCTACAGGCCGAGACATCGAGATCGAAATCCTCGTCAAAGCGGATCTGCATCATCTGCGTCAACTCGGCCAGCGTATGCTGCGCCTCGCGCTCGCGCAGCAGAGACGCGTTGAGCATGCTGGCGGCATTGATCCGCGCGCTGAGTTCGACACCATCCAACGGTTTACAAAGGAAATCCGTGGCACCCGCGTCAAAGGCCCGCTGCATCATCGCAGGCTCTTTGCTGGCGGTGATCATGATGATCGGC
This window contains:
- a CDS encoding response regulator; translated protein: MMRILAVDDDPVILDLLTGCLTENDNYELTCCESSEEALEIMQESNRPFDSFLLDIMMPGINGISLCEMIRDVPFYRAVPIIMITASKEPAMMQRAFDAGATDFLCKPLDGVELSARINAASMLNASLLREREAQHTLAELTQMMQIRFDEDFDLDVSACSNVSALENYLLRLPSGCFSMSLFSISVEGARGIYRAVKAPAFRRQMEQVARASVHSLEGMRFHLAYAGSGRFIGVVMSRARLNTASMAERMREHLEKNWDGKGMNGGLARPCRCIR